In Acinetobacter sp. C32I, one genomic interval encodes:
- the adeC gene encoding AdeC/AdeK/OprM family multidrug efflux complex outer membrane factor — protein MSKATVLSRGLLVSTLSIALTACINLQAPKPAIKSDISENFALANTGNSIATQGYKQFFADTRLLQVIEISLNNNRDLRTATLNIQRAQQQYQISKNDQLPTIGANASAVRQVNPSANPNNPYSTFQVGLGMTAYELDFWGRVKSLKDVALNNYFATQSAREATQISLVSQVSQAWLDYAFAQANLNLAEQTLKAQLDSYNLNKKRFEVGIDSEVPLRQAQISVETARNDVAAYKTQVSQAQNLLNLLAGQNVPQQLLPNQAVKTISTETTFATGLSSDLLNNRPDLKATEYQLRAAGANIGAAKARMFPTISLTGSAGYASTDLKDLFKSGGFAWSIGPSIDLPIFDWGTRKANIKISETEQQIALADYEKAIQSAFREVNDALAAHAHIDERLAAQRRLVSATETTYKLSTARFRAGIDSYLTVLDAQRSAYAAQQGLLMLEQSKLNNQIELYKALGGGLSQHS, from the coding sequence ATGTCTAAAGCGACTGTCTTATCTCGTGGCCTGCTTGTGTCTACGCTTTCGATTGCCCTAACAGCATGTATCAATCTGCAGGCACCCAAACCTGCGATCAAATCAGATATTTCAGAAAATTTTGCCCTTGCAAACACAGGCAACTCAATTGCAACTCAGGGCTATAAACAGTTCTTTGCCGATACACGCCTATTGCAAGTGATTGAAATCAGCTTAAATAACAACCGTGATTTACGTACTGCAACACTGAATATTCAACGTGCCCAACAGCAATATCAGATCAGTAAAAATGATCAGTTGCCTACTATTGGGGCAAATGCCAGTGCAGTTCGACAGGTGAATCCGTCTGCGAACCCAAACAATCCCTATTCAACTTTTCAAGTCGGACTAGGAATGACGGCTTATGAACTGGATTTTTGGGGCCGAGTCAAAAGCTTAAAAGATGTGGCCTTAAATAATTACTTTGCGACCCAAAGTGCCAGAGAAGCCACGCAGATCAGTTTAGTCAGTCAAGTCTCACAAGCTTGGTTAGATTATGCCTTTGCTCAGGCCAACCTCAATCTTGCAGAACAAACCTTAAAAGCACAACTTGATTCCTATAACCTGAACAAAAAACGTTTTGAAGTCGGTATTGATAGCGAGGTTCCACTGCGTCAGGCACAAATTTCAGTTGAGACTGCACGAAATGATGTCGCCGCCTATAAAACCCAAGTGTCGCAGGCTCAAAATTTACTCAATTTACTGGCTGGACAAAATGTTCCTCAGCAGCTCTTACCGAATCAAGCTGTAAAAACAATTAGTACTGAAACCACATTTGCAACTGGTTTAAGTAGTGACTTACTGAATAACCGCCCCGACCTCAAAGCGACTGAATATCAATTACGTGCTGCTGGAGCCAATATTGGCGCAGCCAAAGCACGTATGTTCCCTACCATTAGCCTGACAGGTTCAGCTGGCTATGCCTCAACCGATCTTAAAGATTTATTTAAATCTGGTGGTTTTGCTTGGTCAATTGGACCAAGTATCGACCTGCCCATTTTCGATTGGGGGACGCGTAAAGCCAATATTAAAATTTCAGAAACTGAACAACAAATTGCACTGGCAGATTATGAAAAAGCCATTCAATCTGCGTTCCGTGAGGTTAATGATGCGTTGGCTGCACATGCCCATATTGACGAGCGTTTAGCGGCACAACGCCGTTTGGTCTCTGCCACTGAAACCACTTATAAATTATCCACGGCTCGATTTAGAGCGGGGATTGATAGTTATCTGACCGTGTTGGATGCACAACGTTCTGCTTATGCTGCACAACAAGGCTTACTGATGCTTGAACAAAGCAAGTTGAATAATCAGATTGAATTGTATAAAGCTTTAGGCGGTGGGCTATCTCAACATTCATAA
- a CDS encoding thioesterase family protein, which produces MFTLSITPRFYETDAFGHINNTVITGWFETAREPVFRLFNPSMEIKNLPLILARVEVDFVAQIYYGADIEIKTWIEHIGNSSFIVAHEAWQNDHCVARGKAVQVYFDFSTQKSGRIPDQFRDQLQQYLISQ; this is translated from the coding sequence ATGTTTACACTTTCGATTACACCCAGATTCTATGAAACTGATGCTTTTGGACATATCAACAATACTGTCATTACAGGCTGGTTTGAAACTGCACGTGAACCTGTTTTTCGCTTATTCAACCCAAGTATGGAAATCAAAAATCTACCTTTGATTCTGGCTCGTGTTGAAGTCGATTTTGTTGCACAAATCTATTACGGCGCTGATATCGAAATCAAAACATGGATTGAACATATCGGCAATTCTTCTTTTATTGTGGCGCATGAAGCTTGGCAAAATGACCACTGCGTTGCACGTGGCAAAGCGGTTCAGGTGTATTTTGATTTCAGCACGCAAAAATCAGGTCGTATTCCAGATCAATTCCGTGACCAGTTGCAACAATATCTGATAAGCCAATAA